The Asterias amurensis chromosome 21, ASM3211899v1 genome has a segment encoding these proteins:
- the LOC139953363 gene encoding uncharacterized protein, producing MLYSAETFTLYRRHINRLSTVQLRHLRTIMGISWKDKVTNVEVLNRANMPSIESILAQIQLRWTGHVIRMPEERIPKTLLYSELSLGKRTRGRPLLRYKDVVKRTIRAADMPADWECLAKDRPAWRRLVQQGAGRIQVSWAQSQEERRARTHARAEGRPLQASSDKMA from the coding sequence ATGCTCTACTCGGCAGAAACCTTCACACTCTACAGAAGACACATTAACAGGCTCTCCACCGTGCAGCTGAGACATCTCCGCACAATAATGGGTATTTCCTGGAAGGATAAGGTCACCAACGTCGAAGTTCTCAATCGCGCCAACATGCCTTCCATCGAATCGATCCTGGCCCAAATACAGCTGCGCTGGACTGGACACGTTATCCGGATGCCAGAGGAACGTATCCCAAAGACCCTCCTATACAGCGAGTTGTCCTTAGGGAAGCGCACCCGTGGGCGCCCTCTGCTCCGCTACAAAGATGTGGTAAAGAGAACCATAAGAGCAGCAGACATGCCAGCTGACTGGGAATGCCTGGCAAAAGACCGGCCTGCTTGGCGACGGCTTGTCCAACAGGGCGCTGGGCGTATACAAGTTTCATGGGCCCAGAGCCAGGAGGAGCGACGTGCACGAACGCACGCCCGTGCTGAAGGACGACCTCTGCAGGCATCATCTGACAAGATGGCCTGA
- the LOC139953243 gene encoding uncharacterized protein produces MAELSYSVLFVCTLALVLTINASTPVDTCDEELPVNCCNGTNGLVTAPYPWLDSQSPAGGPDANPDAVVCVLNRTSHCLVCRLNQTAGLTNISTCCTAGTNVTNDTMFGGPLPLNEYLIGELRNLTTEDMYYDWYDLYPRHEDNNTISYYHYTERTATGRSGLNFHLGQRSSGCETYNPATDENDCWAQTMAVLDLGNMTYNDANYSGFLYVLDE; encoded by the exons ATGGCCGAGCTTTCTTATTCAGTGCTCTTCGTATGCACGCTTGCTTTGGTGCTGACCATTAATGCCAGTACTCCCGTAGACACATGTGATGAGGAGCTTCCGGTAAA TTGTTGTAATGGAACGAACGGTCTTGTGACAGCCCCGTATCCGTGGCTAGATAGCCAAAGTCCAGCCGGTGGACCTGACGCAAATCCCGACGCTGTGGTCTGCGTCTTAAACAGAACGTCCCATTGTCTGGTGTGTCGCTT GAACCAGACTGCAGGTTTGACGAACATATCGACGTGTTGTACCGCCGGTACCAACGTGACAAATGACACGATGTTCGGTGGGCCCTTACCCTTGAACGAGTACCTCATTGGAGAATTGAGAAACCTTACTACCGAGGACATGTACTACGACTGGTACGACCTCTATCCCAGGCACGAAGATAACAATACTATCAGCTATTACCACTACACCGAACGCACAGCAACTGGAAG GTCGGGTTTGAATTTCCATCTTGGACAAAGAAGTTCAGGATGTGAAACCTACAATCCAGCTACTGATGAGAATGACTGCTGGGCACAAACCATGGCAGTCTTGGACTTGGGTAACATGACATACAACGACGCTAATTATAGTGGTTTCCTGTATGTTTTAGACGAGTAG